One window of Mycoplasma parvum str. Indiana genomic DNA carries:
- the rpmH gene encoding 50S ribosomal protein L34, whose amino-acid sequence MKRTYQPKKRKRARTHGFLKRISTKSGRNILSARRRKGRKQLTVSSE is encoded by the coding sequence GTGAAAAGAACTTATCAACCAAAAAAAAGAAAAAGAGCTAGAACTCATGGTTTTTTAAAACGAATTTCTACTAAATCTGGTAGAAATATATTAAGTGCTAGAAGAAGAAAAGGAAGAAAACAATTAACAGTTTCTAGCGAATAA